A window from Marinagarivorans cellulosilyticus encodes these proteins:
- a CDS encoding IS3 family transposase (programmed frameshift) translates to MTKKRTNRVYTQEFKKEAVALVTNEGYSVAKAAESLGIRANLLYRWKDNEEAQKTGVAPSCEERAELVRLRKEVKELRMEKEIFKKGECLLRERNEVKFGFIDERSADFPVRLLCRVMKVGKSAFYSWRQRPKPVISAEDLHVNSRMKALFDQSRGSLGSRELAKKLNEEGITIGRGKTRRRMKSLGLIVQQRTAYKVTTKRDERAGVADNLLNQNFNPVGINQVWAGDITYLKTTQGWMYLAVVMDLYSRRIVGWAIDKRMTTSLICEAINRAVAIRQPPKGLVFHSDRGSQYTSKRFGKLLKSHGIRASMGDVGACWDNAVVERFFGSLKHDWLFKVPMHSRKSMKKDVGLYMKYYNSDRLHSANDDLSPAAYERRHLQQEALYG, encoded by the exons ATGACCAAAAAACGTACAAATAGAGTCTATACCCAAGAATTCAAAAAAGAAGCCGTTGCCCTAGTGACCAATGAGGGTTATTCGGTAGCGAAAGCGGCAGAATCGCTGGGCATAAGGGCTAACTTGCTCTATCGCTGGAAAGACAATGAGGAGGCCCAAAAGACCGGAGTCGCTCCCAGTTGCGAGGAGCGCGCAGAGCTTGTTCGGCTGCGAAAAGAAGTTAAAGAATTGCGGATGGAGAAAGAAATTT TTAAAAAAGGCGAGTGCCTTCTTCGCGAAAGAAATGAAGTGAAATTTGGCTTTATTGATGAGAGGTCGGCGGATTTCCCGGTACGACTACTGTGCCGTGTAATGAAAGTTGGTAAATCAGCATTTTACAGCTGGCGACAACGCCCCAAGCCTGTGATCAGTGCCGAAGATCTGCATGTAAATTCGCGAATGAAGGCGTTATTTGATCAAAGCCGGGGCAGCTTAGGCAGTCGCGAGCTAGCCAAAAAGCTTAACGAAGAAGGCATTACAATTGGCCGTGGAAAAACGCGGCGTCGCATGAAGTCTTTGGGGCTTATAGTGCAGCAGCGCACGGCTTACAAGGTTACGACCAAACGCGATGAGCGCGCGGGTGTTGCCGATAATTTACTGAATCAAAACTTCAATCCGGTGGGAATTAACCAAGTATGGGCTGGTGATATTACCTATTTGAAAACGACTCAAGGCTGGATGTACTTGGCGGTCGTTATGGATTTATATTCCCGGCGAATTGTTGGCTGGGCAATAGATAAGCGCATGACCACGTCGCTAATTTGCGAGGCAATTAATCGTGCGGTGGCAATAAGGCAGCCACCAAAAGGGCTGGTTTTTCACAGCGACCGCGGCTCTCAATATACAAGCAAGCGCTTTGGCAAACTCCTGAAGAGCCATGGCATTCGCGCTTCAATGGGGGATGTTGGCGCCTGCTGGGATAATGCCGTTGTTGAGCGTTTTTTTGGCAGTTTAAAGCACGACTGGCTTTTTAAAGTACCAATGCACTCTCGAAAATCTATGAAAAAAGATGTGGGTTTGTATATGAAATATTACAACAGTGATCGCCTTCACTCGGCGAATGACGACTTGTCGCCCGCTGCATATGAGCGAAGACATTTACAACAGGAGGCGCTTTATGGGTAA
- a CDS encoding tyrosine-type recombinase/integrase, whose translation MAIPQTKPIALYPAFSELKSLDFSEYKDLKQFLESGESWWQNHWVWGREFLSYVGRNKSAHTFTRFRNETERFLLWVFLFKAKPMEQLRKADILEYADFCWQPPVAWICTANHEKFVFRNGHFTQNPLWAPFKLQLPKKTLEEQLPDKKKYKPSQQTLMATFTAIIAFYKYLMNEEYLYGNPAQIAKPDCRHFIKDAQVKEVRRLSESQWQYVFNVSLDLANQDRIYERSLFVITAMKTLFLRVSELSERPNWTPVMSHFWQDSDGNWWLKIFGKGRKLRDITVPNSFIDYLKRYRQFRGLGPLPSLGENHPIVEKIRGQGGMTSRQLIRIVQQVFDMAYDKMKQSEGEDNARKLKEASSHWLRHTGASMEVERGRALKDLSEDLGHSSMATTDTVYVQTENRVRAESGKNRKVN comes from the coding sequence ATGGCCATCCCACAAACCAAACCTATTGCTCTATATCCCGCATTCTCTGAACTCAAATCTTTAGATTTTAGCGAATATAAAGACCTCAAGCAGTTTCTGGAGTCTGGCGAGTCCTGGTGGCAAAACCATTGGGTTTGGGGCCGTGAATTTCTCAGTTATGTTGGGCGCAACAAATCCGCACACACGTTTACACGGTTCAGAAATGAAACCGAGCGTTTTTTACTGTGGGTTTTTCTGTTCAAGGCCAAGCCTATGGAGCAATTGCGTAAAGCCGACATATTGGAATACGCTGATTTTTGCTGGCAGCCGCCAGTGGCCTGGATTTGTACTGCGAACCACGAAAAATTTGTTTTTCGCAACGGGCATTTCACGCAGAACCCCTTATGGGCGCCATTCAAGCTTCAGCTACCCAAAAAAACGCTGGAAGAACAGCTTCCGGACAAAAAGAAGTACAAGCCCTCTCAGCAAACGCTCATGGCAACGTTCACTGCCATCATTGCGTTCTACAAGTACCTGATGAACGAAGAGTATCTTTATGGAAATCCAGCTCAAATAGCCAAGCCCGACTGCCGTCATTTCATAAAAGACGCACAAGTTAAGGAAGTCAGACGCCTATCTGAATCTCAATGGCAATATGTATTTAATGTGTCGCTGGACCTCGCCAATCAGGACAGGATTTATGAGCGCAGCCTATTCGTGATTACCGCCATGAAAACCCTGTTTTTACGGGTGTCAGAGCTGTCTGAGCGACCAAACTGGACACCGGTAATGAGCCATTTTTGGCAGGATTCCGATGGCAACTGGTGGTTAAAGATATTTGGTAAAGGCCGAAAGCTGCGAGACATTACGGTGCCCAACAGCTTTATTGATTACCTGAAAAGATACCGGCAGTTTCGTGGCCTGGGCCCCCTGCCGTCATTAGGTGAAAATCATCCCATTGTTGAAAAGATTCGAGGTCAAGGTGGGATGACGTCCAGACAACTTATTCGAATTGTCCAACAAGTTTTCGATATGGCTTACGACAAAATGAAGCAATCTGAGGGCGAAGACAATGCACGTAAGTTAAAGGAAGCCTCATCACACTGGTTAAGACACACCGGTGCCAGCATGGAAGTTGAACGCGGTCGTGCGCTGAAAGATCTATCTGAAGATCTAGGGCATTCAAGCATGGCAACGACCGATACTGTCTATGTACAAACCGAAAATCGCGTTCGCGCCGAAAGTGGGAAAAACAGAAAAGTAAATTAG
- a CDS encoding SprT-like domain-containing protein has product MHRIGAFFGSYNPKIARNWGEKRVLEEKPTTECYQTLSSAYDYFNSALFAGQLPDVIITFHRQRKVMGYASIGRWVNEKRQYVDELAVNPEYFAKYPLIEICQTLCHEMAHIWQAHYGSPGRRGYHNAQWAKKMVQIGLIPSSTGKPGGQNTGEWMMDYVLLEGPFHNACKELLKKGYRLPWVDRYPVYRLELPITAYDDKGSEYELTENLNPRPTAAIAAMRAEKDASAVMTEQSLSERRLGSEHEEVNRFYDDDNLSELITSKPKPRSGRIKYACKTCHIQLWGKPGLNVVCGDCNKKLSEVI; this is encoded by the coding sequence ATGCACAGAATCGGTGCGTTTTTTGGATCATACAATCCAAAAATTGCACGAAATTGGGGCGAAAAGCGGGTGCTAGAAGAAAAACCGACAACAGAATGCTACCAGACTCTTTCGAGCGCGTACGACTATTTTAACAGCGCGTTGTTTGCCGGGCAATTGCCTGATGTCATCATCACATTTCACCGACAGCGCAAAGTGATGGGCTATGCCTCCATCGGCCGGTGGGTCAACGAAAAGCGCCAGTATGTTGATGAGCTAGCCGTCAACCCTGAATACTTCGCAAAATACCCACTGATAGAAATTTGCCAAACCCTGTGTCATGAGATGGCGCACATCTGGCAGGCTCACTATGGTTCACCCGGACGACGGGGTTACCATAACGCCCAATGGGCCAAAAAGATGGTGCAAATAGGGTTGATCCCATCATCCACTGGGAAACCAGGCGGGCAGAATACGGGCGAATGGATGATGGATTATGTTTTACTTGAAGGCCCATTTCACAACGCCTGTAAAGAGCTCCTCAAAAAGGGTTATCGTCTGCCCTGGGTTGACCGCTATCCTGTATACCGCCTGGAGCTACCTATTACTGCCTACGATGACAAAGGCTCCGAATACGAGCTGACCGAGAATTTAAATCCCAGACCAACCGCAGCAATCGCGGCCATGCGAGCTGAGAAAGACGCTTCGGCAGTTATGACTGAGCAGTCATTAAGCGAACGGAGGCTTGGCAGTGAGCATGAAGAAGTTAACCGGTTTTATGATGACGACAATCTCAGTGAGCTGATCACTTCAAAGCCAAAACCGCGATCAGGGCGCATTAAGTACGCGTGCAAAACATGCCATATCCAGCTTTGGGGCAAGCCGGGATTGAACGTAGTTTGTGGAGACTGTAACAAAAAACTAAGTGAGGTAATTTAG
- a CDS encoding GNAT family N-acetyltransferase, with translation MGINYEIYSKENITDEIRHVFAELLKLQGKVQGDLLGKADRCNLLCVTKDNSKVIAIGAIKIKTASVFSNRKSGLPELANDFEWELGYMYTIPQEARKGIAKKVAQMLVETFGKGNLMASTEVTDNPAMVSILEQLGFQRRGKSWKSNIHGNELGLFLKYGIA, from the coding sequence ATGGGAATTAATTATGAAATATATTCTAAGGAAAATATTACGGATGAAATAAGGCATGTTTTTGCTGAATTGCTCAAGCTACAAGGAAAGGTTCAAGGCGATCTGTTGGGCAAAGCTGATAGATGTAACCTATTATGCGTCACTAAGGATAACAGCAAAGTAATTGCTATTGGAGCAATAAAAATTAAAACTGCTTCAGTTTTTTCAAATAGAAAATCAGGTCTACCAGAGTTGGCAAATGATTTCGAATGGGAACTCGGCTACATGTACACGATCCCACAAGAAGCAAGGAAGGGGATTGCAAAAAAAGTTGCGCAAATGCTGGTTGAAACGTTTGGTAAAGGCAATTTAATGGCATCGACTGAAGTCACAGATAATCCAGCGATGGTGAGTATATTAGAACAACTAGGCTTTCAGCGGCGTGGTAAGTCTTGGAAAAGCAATATACATGGCAACGAACTAGGATTATTTCTTAAGTACGGAATCGCCTGA
- a CDS encoding AAA domain-containing protein encodes MSINKMELLSNVAEIRANQIEKLRFSGEGLYSSQLRELLGKLDPIQAPKGDRIRRQLMTRSLLLSEGMSPKAYSEARACAARFGIASSVEIYQAAGSENAAMHFCADPVLLEIQGRLLSLLDDEGLRAVLGHELGHYLAHGIDNPECAVSLAAQHILYSETAPDSWVDVARRLSMSAELTADRFGLLACGSLDGALRLSMVVVTGLPSSDLNWDTGAYLEQSKALIDYMRQEGETAEGTSHPEHGLRAWAQWLFSETDVYHELTGLGPGTRTLEEIDREILEILGTPHIELDDAQTFEEPLPEVQECALAACVLVAHADGEVHETEIEAIEHVFEHLVPHWREVLEHETAYQRFQELASVLYVAGPRAQRSLFMLLFHVVAADGEVTTAELAEVLKIGNALGCSALFHQFLVGMLGKDPVIAADQIAIRESIPLAAESKQVEHALQVYFKRIQSQGGGEVTARRLFRLTGESRFTEKVRRVLHRAAANSGVDIEPALTEDLDGQHRLVSQKAAENTSSVKPAVAPSEATQRLLHTVSKLRDKLVSGDGRSPSVRLREIRRGRSFDCYQLEGISVGLAERVIELVRGETETVLVNSEDALSHEAAARCQRQLIDLLREHQSRMEETGADELYLGTTFVSAVLNRYLLRAPLILYNVALVRTASSISLNTPREDSALANQALLQTMARLSGKPWTEALASQADDAAREGQLAVLEFLQNQGFKVVGGLGELQPLRNRNDEFEDWVDDRIELENCAVLGLFPQSRSDLLHDYDGLLEQLSAKAAASPLLSSAVNLLPSELKALVADPDPVPTENSENPPNLPIIQADPVQRTVIETARSKPAMVIDGPPGTGKSQVIVNLICDALLLGKKVAVVCEKRAALDVVVNRMQAEGLRHLLALVHDVKDDRKDLYEQIVERIESSELATADRGEPLSVVADQLNQAVKPLAELRAPLHLEQSGLTLGRAITLMSGLDIAPIAAPATLFQVHRNTIEALALQFEELKSSARLWSSDSLWRSPKSTNNRASFANANESDRQLLQTQLDKAVTTREEFETAFQSTGLPLDSNTLKQILGLHDRLVPFLVQQSKADSEQLEQNQALFTLLVTHGSESLSDFVNASQKLEQQLLATGLDAHRPTLQKLVQARSTLVEFKSLAERDESELRAVSAWLHCGDVHKFTDAHVQCASLWKQSREALEQYKNRVTWTDNEVFINSFETIRRFVGRWQRFFMPGWWSARSVFLSQVQLQWSGSDSVNLSPAFLAKFENFRKSAKCWRALDELLHTSGARDFPDATDEARKQLSVIDKGQTVARGITSAEGQLQPLALWPAPAAPEAWRAWGERIDAMLEVLPTLAALTKARTTLSEQAPLLKLPETASDMSAIKQCISVLMGLLKQRDTLQSLRAWPTDDKAHTALSELYGTLQQLVKVRATYASLLEALKALQPHFPWLSVGSTLRRLKDMQQHWSSDFEDLVKSDQKLAKCVDLWADSPELLGILASIDGSEKLSWEIHVTGLWAKEVADQLLKSLPQLSTSNRLLSDNEKTLAKHFRSLQGASHTQVAKAVIATQNDNDWYREPPAEKGSRRSPIQSIKEAMLKEARKQRRIMPLRSFVRQYVDKGLLDAMPVWLLSPETMAQLFPREPVFDLVIIDEASQCTVETGLPVLMRAKKIVIAGDEHQMPPSNYFKSSGDSEDTQEEEGEIPTDVMDAESLLVLARDRCFHQRLSWHYRCQFEELIAFSNHAIYQGDLRSIPATQSRQAPAAISWHKVENASYEEGSNPNEAAVVVDLMYQLLCKNPVSSIGIITFNLKQRRTILDEIDSRMAEDNSFAEVIQKAITAEQIDQRPFVKNLENVQGDERDQIIFSLGHAPRQRQRKDGKGDWYVPARFGPLGQRGGERRLNVAASRAKQGIHIVSSFEPTMLSVANAKHNGPRLFKGFLEYCQKMADGRRSEAERVLDVLRGNRLHDRKSNELPNTHYVPLKVQLLLALESMGYSVELDVGDSDFRVHVAITDPRDNGRYALGLMCEEGSTVSDPFEVHVHIPAVLKLRGWNLLHINAVDWGLRQQAVLGEIVELVGRP; translated from the coding sequence ATGAGCATTAATAAAATGGAGTTGTTAAGCAACGTGGCTGAAATCCGTGCCAATCAAATTGAGAAGCTCCGGTTTTCAGGAGAGGGTTTGTATTCGTCACAACTCAGGGAGCTGCTCGGTAAACTCGATCCCATTCAGGCTCCGAAAGGCGATCGCATTCGCCGTCAGCTGATGACACGCTCTTTGTTATTATCTGAAGGAATGTCACCGAAAGCCTACAGTGAAGCTCGCGCTTGCGCTGCACGGTTTGGCATAGCGTCCAGTGTTGAAATTTACCAGGCCGCTGGCTCAGAAAATGCCGCTATGCACTTCTGCGCCGATCCAGTGTTGCTGGAGATTCAAGGACGATTACTGTCCCTGCTCGACGATGAGGGTTTACGAGCAGTTTTGGGACATGAACTAGGGCATTATCTGGCTCATGGCATCGACAACCCCGAGTGCGCGGTGTCCCTCGCGGCTCAGCATATCCTTTACTCTGAAACTGCTCCGGACTCCTGGGTCGATGTGGCCCGGCGATTGAGCATGTCTGCTGAACTCACTGCGGATAGATTTGGTCTGCTGGCCTGCGGCAGTCTGGACGGCGCTCTGCGACTCAGTATGGTGGTTGTCACTGGCCTGCCATCCAGCGATCTTAATTGGGATACTGGCGCTTACTTGGAGCAATCGAAAGCGCTAATCGATTACATGCGACAGGAAGGTGAAACTGCCGAAGGCACGAGCCATCCAGAGCATGGCCTACGAGCTTGGGCACAGTGGCTCTTTAGTGAAACCGATGTATACCACGAACTCACTGGGCTTGGACCGGGCACGCGTACACTGGAAGAGATCGACCGGGAAATCCTTGAAATTTTGGGAACACCTCACATCGAACTCGATGATGCGCAGACGTTTGAGGAGCCTCTGCCTGAGGTACAAGAGTGTGCCCTCGCAGCCTGTGTGCTGGTGGCCCACGCCGATGGTGAAGTCCATGAAACTGAAATCGAGGCCATCGAACACGTCTTCGAACATCTCGTACCACATTGGCGGGAGGTTCTTGAACATGAGACGGCCTATCAGCGCTTTCAGGAATTAGCGTCAGTGCTCTATGTGGCTGGACCTAGAGCGCAACGTAGCTTGTTTATGCTGCTTTTTCACGTAGTGGCTGCGGACGGAGAAGTCACCACGGCCGAGCTGGCTGAAGTCTTGAAAATTGGTAATGCTCTGGGCTGCTCTGCACTGTTTCACCAGTTCCTCGTAGGCATGCTTGGCAAAGATCCTGTTATCGCTGCTGATCAGATCGCAATCCGCGAATCAATCCCTTTAGCGGCAGAGTCCAAGCAGGTTGAGCATGCCCTACAAGTGTATTTTAAGCGAATTCAAAGTCAGGGCGGTGGCGAAGTGACGGCTCGACGGCTGTTTCGCCTCACCGGGGAGTCTCGCTTTACCGAAAAGGTTCGACGCGTGTTACATCGAGCAGCCGCCAATTCAGGTGTTGACATAGAGCCTGCGCTGACGGAAGACCTCGATGGGCAACATCGACTGGTTAGCCAGAAAGCAGCTGAGAATACTTCCTCAGTCAAACCTGCTGTAGCTCCGAGCGAAGCCACACAGCGGCTATTGCATACCGTATCCAAATTACGCGATAAGTTAGTCTCGGGTGATGGACGAAGTCCCTCGGTACGTTTGAGAGAAATACGTCGGGGGCGTAGTTTTGATTGCTATCAGCTGGAGGGAATATCAGTCGGTTTGGCAGAGCGGGTGATTGAACTGGTTCGCGGTGAAACCGAAACTGTGCTGGTCAACTCCGAGGATGCATTGAGCCATGAAGCAGCCGCCCGGTGTCAGCGTCAATTAATAGACTTGCTGCGCGAACACCAGAGCCGTATGGAGGAAACGGGTGCTGATGAACTGTATTTGGGGACAACCTTTGTGTCCGCAGTCCTGAATCGGTACCTGTTGCGCGCACCCCTTATTCTGTACAACGTCGCCCTGGTACGTACGGCCTCCAGTATCAGCCTGAACACACCGCGCGAGGACAGTGCACTCGCCAATCAAGCCTTGCTGCAGACTATGGCACGGTTGTCCGGCAAACCTTGGACAGAAGCACTAGCGTCCCAAGCCGACGACGCCGCTCGTGAGGGCCAGTTAGCAGTACTCGAATTTCTGCAGAACCAAGGATTCAAGGTGGTTGGGGGACTTGGCGAACTGCAACCGCTACGTAACCGCAATGATGAGTTCGAAGACTGGGTAGATGACCGAATTGAGCTTGAGAACTGCGCCGTGCTGGGCTTATTCCCACAGTCACGTTCGGATTTGTTGCACGATTACGATGGACTGCTTGAGCAACTAAGTGCAAAGGCCGCCGCTTCGCCGCTTTTGTCCAGCGCCGTCAATCTGCTGCCGAGCGAGCTGAAAGCACTGGTCGCAGATCCGGACCCGGTGCCAACGGAGAATTCGGAAAATCCACCAAACCTCCCGATCATTCAGGCTGACCCTGTTCAGCGAACGGTCATAGAAACAGCACGATCAAAACCCGCAATGGTCATTGACGGGCCACCAGGAACTGGCAAGAGTCAGGTGATTGTAAATTTGATTTGCGACGCGCTTCTGTTAGGGAAAAAAGTAGCTGTAGTCTGTGAAAAACGCGCTGCTCTTGATGTCGTGGTCAATCGGATGCAGGCCGAAGGGCTACGGCACTTACTCGCACTGGTGCACGACGTCAAAGACGATCGTAAGGACTTGTATGAGCAAATTGTTGAGCGCATTGAAAGTAGTGAACTTGCTACGGCTGATCGGGGTGAGCCCCTCAGCGTTGTCGCTGACCAACTTAACCAGGCGGTAAAACCGCTGGCTGAATTGAGGGCACCGCTGCACCTCGAACAGTCCGGGCTTACGCTGGGGCGAGCCATCACATTGATGAGCGGTCTTGATATCGCGCCAATTGCAGCTCCGGCCACTTTATTTCAGGTGCATAGAAATACTATCGAAGCCTTAGCCTTGCAATTTGAGGAATTAAAGTCGTCTGCACGGCTCTGGTCGAGTGACAGTCTCTGGCGTAGCCCAAAATCGACCAACAACAGGGCGAGTTTTGCGAACGCGAATGAATCAGATCGGCAGTTGTTGCAGACTCAGCTCGATAAGGCAGTGACAACACGGGAGGAGTTTGAGACGGCTTTTCAGTCAACGGGGCTTCCGTTAGATTCCAATACACTCAAGCAGATTCTTGGTCTGCATGACCGGCTAGTTCCCTTTTTGGTTCAACAATCGAAAGCCGATAGCGAACAACTGGAACAAAACCAGGCTCTCTTCACGTTGTTGGTGACACATGGCAGTGAGTCGCTAAGCGACTTTGTAAACGCGTCTCAAAAACTCGAACAACAATTACTTGCAACAGGCTTGGATGCTCATCGACCCACCTTGCAGAAATTGGTGCAAGCTCGTTCTACGTTAGTGGAATTCAAGTCGTTAGCTGAGCGTGATGAAAGCGAACTCCGCGCAGTGTCGGCCTGGCTCCACTGCGGCGATGTGCATAAATTCACTGATGCGCACGTGCAATGCGCTTCCTTGTGGAAGCAATCGCGAGAGGCGCTGGAACAGTACAAAAACCGTGTGACATGGACAGATAATGAGGTCTTCATAAACAGTTTTGAAACCATCAGACGATTTGTCGGGCGCTGGCAGCGCTTTTTCATGCCCGGTTGGTGGTCGGCGCGAAGCGTGTTTCTCTCTCAGGTGCAGTTACAATGGAGTGGCAGTGATTCCGTAAACCTGTCTCCTGCCTTTCTTGCCAAATTTGAAAACTTTCGTAAGTCGGCGAAGTGCTGGCGAGCACTGGATGAACTTCTGCATACATCCGGCGCGAGGGATTTCCCAGATGCCACTGATGAGGCAAGAAAACAGCTGAGCGTGATCGATAAGGGGCAAACCGTGGCTCGTGGTATTACCTCCGCTGAGGGGCAGCTGCAACCTTTGGCTCTGTGGCCTGCCCCTGCGGCGCCAGAGGCCTGGCGAGCCTGGGGTGAGCGCATTGACGCGATGCTTGAGGTGCTACCGACTTTGGCGGCACTAACGAAGGCGCGCACAACGCTCAGCGAGCAAGCCCCGTTGTTGAAGCTACCTGAAACAGCAAGTGACATGTCTGCAATTAAACAATGTATTTCAGTGCTGATGGGATTGCTTAAACAGCGCGATACTCTGCAATCTTTACGGGCCTGGCCCACTGATGATAAGGCTCATACTGCGCTATCGGAGCTGTATGGGACTTTGCAGCAACTCGTTAAGGTTCGCGCTACCTATGCTTCGCTACTTGAGGCGCTCAAGGCTCTGCAGCCACACTTTCCTTGGTTATCTGTAGGCAGCACATTGCGCCGACTCAAAGATATGCAACAACACTGGAGTAGTGATTTCGAAGATCTGGTTAAGTCCGATCAGAAGCTTGCAAAATGTGTTGATCTCTGGGCTGATTCACCCGAATTGCTTGGCATTCTGGCCTCGATAGACGGAAGTGAAAAATTATCATGGGAGATTCATGTCACCGGTCTGTGGGCAAAGGAGGTGGCAGATCAATTGCTAAAATCCCTGCCACAGTTAAGCACCTCAAACAGACTGCTCAGCGATAACGAGAAAACACTGGCTAAACATTTTCGTTCTCTACAGGGCGCATCACACACACAGGTCGCAAAGGCGGTAATCGCTACACAAAATGACAATGATTGGTACCGCGAGCCCCCCGCCGAAAAAGGTTCACGGCGAAGCCCCATTCAGTCGATCAAAGAAGCCATGTTGAAAGAAGCACGCAAGCAGCGCCGTATCATGCCGCTGCGCAGCTTTGTTCGTCAGTATGTGGACAAGGGGTTACTTGATGCGATGCCAGTTTGGTTATTATCCCCGGAAACTATGGCTCAGCTCTTTCCTCGGGAGCCGGTTTTCGATCTTGTGATCATAGACGAAGCTTCGCAGTGCACCGTGGAGACCGGTTTGCCGGTACTGATGCGAGCGAAAAAGATTGTGATCGCTGGAGATGAACACCAGATGCCTCCGAGCAATTACTTTAAATCAAGCGGTGACAGTGAGGATACTCAGGAAGAAGAGGGTGAAATTCCTACCGATGTCATGGATGCAGAATCTCTTTTGGTTCTAGCGCGTGATCGTTGTTTCCATCAACGGCTGTCTTGGCACTATCGCTGCCAGTTTGAAGAATTGATCGCTTTTTCTAATCACGCGATTTATCAAGGCGACCTACGCAGTATTCCAGCCACTCAGAGCCGGCAAGCTCCCGCAGCGATCTCTTGGCACAAAGTTGAGAATGCAAGTTACGAGGAAGGTAGTAACCCCAATGAGGCCGCTGTGGTCGTCGACCTTATGTATCAGCTGCTATGTAAAAATCCTGTATCATCAATTGGTATTATCACCTTCAACCTGAAACAACGTCGGACAATTCTGGATGAAATCGACTCGCGGATGGCGGAAGATAATAGCTTTGCTGAAGTTATCCAGAAGGCCATCACAGCCGAGCAGATAGATCAGCGTCCATTTGTGAAAAATCTGGAAAATGTACAAGGGGACGAGCGTGATCAGATCATTTTCTCTCTCGGTCACGCCCCTCGTCAGCGTCAACGTAAAGATGGCAAAGGTGACTGGTATGTGCCCGCACGTTTTGGGCCGCTCGGTCAACGTGGGGGCGAGCGCCGTCTGAACGTTGCTGCGTCACGAGCCAAGCAGGGGATTCATATCGTATCGTCCTTTGAGCCTACGATGCTCTCTGTAGCAAACGCGAAACACAATGGTCCCCGTCTTTTTAAGGGGTTTCTAGAATACTGCCAGAAAATGGCCGACGGTCGTCGTAGCGAAGCCGAGCGCGTGCTCGACGTCCTTCGCGGCAATCGTCTCCATGACCGTAAATCTAACGAACTGCCTAACACCCATTATGTGCCGTTAAAGGTTCAACTCCTGTTGGCTCTAGAATCAATGGGTTATTCAGTCGAGCTGGATGTGGGCGACTCTGATTTTCGTGTACATGTGGCCATTACCGATCCACGCGATAACGGGCGTTATGCTCTCGGTTTAATGTGCGAGGAGGGCAGTACTGTTTCCGATCCGTTTGAGGTCCATGTACACATTCCAGCTGTGTTGAAATTGCGAGGGTGGAATTTACTACATATCAACGCTGTTGATTGGGGGTTACGGCAACAGGCCGTACTAGGTGAAATTGTCGAGCTCGTAGGCAGACCGTGA